CTACTGCATCCATTGTCCGGGGCAGAATATGTAGGAAAGGTTTAGTCCTTTGTTGTGAACTCCATCTTCTAGTGGGTCCGGAACATGGGCAGACTACCGAAAATATTTCGGCGGTCTGCTGGGTCTCAAGGAATTAGGATTGTCTCTGTGGAATAACGCAAAGAAGGACTATTGTGAAAGGATGATTTCCGATGAACTGGTTTCTTGTGATTCTAGGTGTAGTTGTGATCTACCTAATCTTCTTGTATAACGGGCTAGTCACTCTGAGAGAGCGAGTCAAAAACGCTTGGGCCCAAGTGGACGTGCAACTGAAGCGACGTTATGATTTGATTCCTAATCTGGTGAATACGGTTAAGGGATACGCGGCCCACGAGAAGGGGACCTTGGAAGAGGTGACCAAAGCGCGTACTCAGGCCATGTCAGCTGGTGGACCCGCCGAGGCTGGTCAAGCTGAATCTGCCCTAAGTAGTACTCTGCGGACCCTGTTTGCGGTGGCTGAGAACTACCCGGAGCTGAAGGCTGATGCCAACTTTAGGGAGTTGCAGAAGGAGCTTTCGGATACGGAAAGTAAGATCGCCTACTCGCGCCAATTCTATAATGACACAGTCCAAAAGTATAATATTCGGGTCCAACGGTTCCCCGCTGTGCTAGTAGCTGGATTATTTGGCTTCCAGAACGAATCCTTTTTTACTCTGGATG
This genomic interval from Limnochordia bacterium contains the following:
- a CDS encoding LemA family protein, which produces MNWFLVILGVVVIYLIFLYNGLVTLRERVKNAWAQVDVQLKRRYDLIPNLVNTVKGYAAHEKGTLEEVTKARTQAMSAGGPAEAGQAESALSSTLRTLFAVAENYPELKADANFRELQKELSDTESKIAYSRQFYNDTVQKYNIRVQRFPAVLVAGLFGFQNESFFTLDEAATERQPINVDFS